The Glycine max cultivar Williams 82 chromosome 12, Glycine_max_v4.0, whole genome shotgun sequence genome window below encodes:
- the LOC100811837 gene encoding transcription factor TCP4, whose amino-acid sequence MRTGVGDIVQVEGGHIVRSTGRKDRHSKVYTSKGPRDRRVRLSAHTAIEFYDVQDRLGYDRPSKAVDWLIKKAKTSIDRLAELPPWHPPTHEEEKQNDAAGSSGIIAIAQQQQQHEQQSESCGYNFQLQRQLGPSVQPMLTLTPSIFKPTTPQKILAYPSIASKTTLASFIGNHNRQVHIKHLLQMNTKSEPFLLAQPQVALRTIIKEV is encoded by the coding sequence ATGAGGACCGGTGTAGGAGATATTGTTCAAGTAGAAGGAGGGCACATTGTTAGGTCCACAGGTAGAAAAGATCGCCACAGCAAGGTCTACACTTCGAAAGGGCCACGCGATCGCCGCGTTAGACTCTCAGCACACACAGCCATTGAGTTCTATGATGTTCAAGACAGGCTTGGCTATGACAGGCCAAGCAAGGCTGTGGACTGGCTCATCAAGAAGGCAAAGACTTCCATTGACAGGCTTGCTGAGCTTCCTCCATGGCATCCACCTACTCATGAGGAAGAAAAGCAGAATGATGCTGCAGGATCAAGTGGAATCATAGCCATTgcgcaacaacaacaacaacatgaaCAGCAATCAGAGTCTTGTGGTTACAACTTTCAGCTCCAAAGGCAATTGGGGCCTTCAGTTCAACCCATGCTGACACTGACCCCATCAATTTTCAAACCAACAACTCCTCAGAAGATCTTGGCCTATCCCTCCATTGCTTCCAAGACCACCCTGGCCTCATTCATTGGCAATCACAACAGACAGGTGCACATCAAACACCTCCTTCAAATGAACACCAAATCCGAACCCTTTTTGCTGGCTCAACCCCAGGTGGCTTTGAGAACCATTATCAAAGAAGTGTGA
- the LOC106795277 gene encoding uncharacterized mitochondrial protein AtMg00860-like yields MVMPFDLCNAPSTFQATMNELLRPFLLRFIVVFFDDILFFLKESKCVFAQCQLEFLGHIVYGHGVAADPSKIEAMVNWPTPMTTQSLRGFLGLTDFYRKFIRDYAAFAALLTSLLQKDNFHWGEDSQLAFDSLKRAMTQAPVLALPDFSRPFTLETDASGTAMGIVLMQGGHP; encoded by the exons ATGGTGATGCCCTTCGACCTATGCAACGCACCGTCCACTTTCCAGGCAACCATGAATGAGCTCCTTCGGCCTTTCCTCCTCCGCTTCATTGTCGTGTTCTTCGACGACATTCTC TTCTTCCTTAAAGAATCCAAATGCGTCTTTGCTCAATGCCAATTGGAATTCTTGGGTCACATTGTGTACGGCCACGGCGTCGCCGCAGACCCTTCCAAGATAGAAGCTATGGTGAATTGGCCTACACCCATGACAACCCAATCTTTGCGTGGTTTTTTGGGTTTAACGGACTTCTACCGCAAGTTCATCCGTGATTATGCTGCCTTTGCGGCGCTGTTAACTTCACTCCTCCAGAAGGATAATTTCCATTGGGGCGAGGATTCTCAACTTGCGTTTGACTCTCTTAAGCGTGCCATGACCCAGGCACCAGTGCTAGCTCTGCCAGATTTTTCCCGTCCATTCACACTCGAAACGGACGCCTCCGGCACGGCCATGGGCATCGTACTAATGCAAGGTGGTCACCCCTAG